One bacterium genomic region harbors:
- a CDS encoding DUF4870 domain-containing protein translates to MTNGEEQKVLPPEIEEGKVMAAIGYLGILFLIPLLAKKENAFCQFHGKQGAVLFGVEVIGAIVLIILSVVLGFLPCAGWAISLVLWLAFWVCALGLSIWGLVMALKGEYWKMPVIAPLAGKLNF, encoded by the coding sequence ATGACTAACGGCGAAGAACAAAAAGTATTGCCGCCCGAGATAGAGGAAGGCAAAGTAATGGCGGCCATCGGGTACCTGGGCATCCTCTTCCTCATCCCGTTGCTGGCCAAGAAAGAGAACGCGTTCTGCCAATTCCACGGCAAGCAGGGTGCCGTTCTCTTCGGCGTGGAGGTTATCGGCGCCATTGTCCTGATAATACTGAGCGTTGTTCTGGGCTTCCTCCCGTGCGCCGGTTGGGCGATAAGCCTGGTCCTCTGGCTCGCTTTCTGGGTCTGCGCGTTGGGCTTGTCTATTTGGGGCCTCGTGATGGCCCTGAAGGGCGAATACTGGAAGATGCCCGTTATCGCGCCGTTGGCCGGGAAGTTAAATTTCTAA